A region of Bacteroidota bacterium DNA encodes the following proteins:
- a CDS encoding GIY-YIG nuclease family protein — MHYVYILKCADSTYYTGCTGKLDERIDKHNLGYVASTKSKRPLKLVTYIAFTDKYKAYQFEKYLKSGSGIAFRNKRFV, encoded by the coding sequence ATGCATTATGTTTATATTCTTAAATGTGCCGATTCAACTTACTACACTGGCTGCACTGGAAAACTGGATGAAAGAATTGACAAACACAATCTGGGTTATGTTGCATCAACTAAGAGTAAGCGTCCGTTAAAGTTGGTTACCTATATTGCTTTTACAGATAAATACAAAGCTTATCAGTTTGAGAAATATCTGAAATCAGGTTCCGGTATTGCTTTCAGGAATAAGCGATTTGTCTAG